A DNA window from Gammaproteobacteria bacterium contains the following coding sequences:
- a CDS encoding imidazole glycerol phosphate synthase cyclase subunit — translation MSLCRRIIPVLDIAKGGVVKGVELGEVEDSADPVMVARAYEAQGADEIAFIDVSSQRGDVLDDVLRAVSEQVFIPVTAGGGIHDAQEVKRMLTAGADRVMLNTAAVLKPELVTECVEKFGSEALIGAVDVRRTGSEDRPWEVVTHGGRKSSGLDARAWVQQLADYGIGEILVTSLDQDGGREGFDQQLVETMADIVSVPLVVAGGAGRPEDVEEALADGLADGVMIASIFHSGEYNIGNVKNFLAARGVPIRRGAD, via the coding sequence ATGAGCCTGTGCCGACGCATCATTCCGGTGCTCGACATTGCCAAGGGCGGCGTGGTGAAAGGCGTCGAACTTGGCGAAGTCGAGGACAGTGCCGATCCGGTCATGGTGGCGCGTGCTTACGAGGCCCAGGGTGCGGACGAAATCGCCTTCATCGATGTTTCCAGCCAGCGCGGAGACGTGCTGGACGACGTGCTGCGCGCGGTGTCGGAGCAGGTCTTCATCCCCGTGACCGCGGGCGGTGGCATCCACGATGCGCAGGAGGTCAAGCGCATGCTGACCGCCGGCGCCGACCGGGTAATGTTGAACACGGCCGCCGTGCTGAAGCCGGAACTGGTGACCGAGTGCGTGGAGAAGTTCGGCTCGGAGGCATTGATCGGCGCGGTCGACGTGCGCCGTACCGGCAGCGAGGACCGGCCGTGGGAAGTGGTCACCCACGGCGGCCGGAAGTCCAGCGGTCTCGATGCCCGGGCATGGGTGCAGCAGCTGGCCGATTACGGCATTGGCGAGATCCTGGTGACCAGTCTCGACCAGGATGGGGGTCGGGAAGGCTTCGACCAGCAGCTGGTCGAGACCATGGCCGATATCGTCTCCGTGCCGCTGGTGGTGGCGGGTGGCGCGGGTCGCCCGGAAGATGTCGAGGAAGCCCTTGCCGACGGGCTGGCTGACGGTGTGATGATTGCCAGCATTTTTCACTCGGGAGAGTACAATATCGGCAACGTGAAGAATTTTCTCGCCGCCCGAGGCGTGCCGATCAGGCGCGGGGCGGACTGA
- the tatA gene encoding Sec-independent protein translocase subunit TatA: MGFGGISIWQLAIILLIVVVIFGTKKLRNVGSDVGGAVKNFKDAMSDDKPEDDTSEKSVGHDAGDDGDGNKSN; this comes from the coding sequence ATGGGTTTCGGTGGAATCAGTATCTGGCAGCTTGCCATCATCCTCTTGATCGTCGTCGTGATCTTCGGCACGAAGAAGCTGCGCAATGTCGGCTCCGATGTCGGTGGCGCGGTCAAGAATTTCAAGGATGCCATGAGCGACGACAAGCCCGAGGACGACACGAGCGAAAAGTCCGTTGGACATGACGCTGGTGATGACGGCGACGGCAACAAGTCGAACTGA
- the tatB gene encoding Sec-independent protein translocase protein TatB, with product MFDVGFSELALLAILALVIAGPERLPGIMRGLGRLAARARSMTAAIRTELEREVDSAERGERSDEAASKREQPGDD from the coding sequence ATGTTCGATGTCGGTTTCAGCGAACTGGCGCTGCTCGCCATTCTCGCCCTGGTGATTGCAGGACCGGAGCGGTTGCCGGGCATCATGCGCGGCCTCGGCCGGCTGGCTGCGCGGGCGCGTTCGATGACGGCCGCGATCCGGACCGAACTGGAACGCGAGGTCGACAGCGCGGAGCGTGGCGAACGTTCCGATGAGGCCGCTTCGAAACGCGAGCAGCCAGGCGATGACTGA